Sequence from the Argentina anserina chromosome 7, drPotAnse1.1, whole genome shotgun sequence genome:
AAAATCAACAAGtcagtttctttgttttttcaatcttttttatttcagtttaattgaaattgataTTACTGTATTcatagaattgaaattgtgttcttcaaattcattttatagTTGTAATATTACTGTATTTATAGAATTAGAATTGGGTTCTTAAAACTCAATTTACTGCTGTAATTAGAAATATAAATCAAAGGCTATTTTATACAACATCGTGTGTTGATTAAGTTGATTCCATTACTTACTGAACCTGTGTTCTAACACTGGGTACTTGTCaaatttgtgtttttttattaCTGAACTGGGGTTTGGGTTTTGTGAATGCAGGTGAAAAGCAATGGTGAAATTCTCAGCCAAGTTATTTCTTCTCAGGTATGTACCACAATTAAGAAAGTTAAACAATTTGACTATGATTTTTACTTCTTTGGCTTTTTAATTATGAATTGCATTATAGACTTTCATTTGGTTTTATTGTAAGTTGTAACCATTAGGATTTTTCCATTTAGAATTTTAGTGTGTGTTTCTGCATCAAATGTTAGGTCGTAAAGTTTGCGAGGGCGATTAGGCTATATGGTATGTCGAGAAAATGATGTGTAGAAGTTGCTGTGATGCTCATTTCTGAAACTAGTTCAGGAGTATGGGGTTTATATTGTGATAAATCCGTGCTGACATATGATGAGCAGGAAAAAGGAATGGACTTTATGCGTGTTGCGTTCTAAAGAGCTACTTGTTAAAGTCAAGAATATAACTTTATGGTTTTACTCGGTTACTTTTATCTGATTTCGTGCCTTCACCATGTCAAGGCAGATTTGCTTGCTCAATTTGGAGGTGTTGCGCCAAAAATGGCAGAAGAAGCACACTTGCAAGTGATTGATCGGGTATTGTTTCTTTGATACGCTCATCTTTCAATTAATCATAATGCGACATTACATGGTTTGACATCTGTTACTTGAAACATAGTTTGATACTTATGTTAGTGTCAGTAGACACCATCCTTATATGTCAGTGTTTTTTGCTGAGCTTGCACTCTCAGTCATCATATGTAATTGATATTAGTTCTCGATGACATAGTATATTGTCATATTTTGTTTTGCTGAATTGAAAATGTTCAAAGCAGGAGCTGAAGTTTTGATTGTTGATTACAGGTTGTGCAAAAGGAAGCACTCGACAGAGCTAATTTAACTGAAAGAGATTTGTCTGCAGTAGCTGTTACCATTGGTCCCGGTTTAAGCCTTTGTCTTGGTGGTATTTAACCAGTTATGCCTTTTGGTTGAGTTTGTTACCCTCCTAACGTGGCCCCTTTTTAACAGCCACTATATGAGAGTTGGGAAAGGGCTGAGTTGTTTGTTATCTCTAAGGAGCATCTTAGGACTAATTTTACATTCAAATGTTATGCAGTTGGTGTGCGGAAAGCTCGTACAATTGCTGGTACTTTTACCTTACCAATTATTGGTGTTCATCACATGGAGGCTCATGCTCTTGTAGCCAGGTACCTCAATGCTCTCTGTATCTCTACACTTCAACTGTATTTGGAGTACTCTTATACTTATCacaattttctctctctctttcccaGATTAACTGAACAGGAACTACAATTTCCTTTTATGGCCCTGCTTATTTCAGGGAAGGTAATCTACACCATCCCTGCATAAGGTCATTTATAGATTTCAATCAAGGCCCATCCACATTTGTGAATCGATAACAGTATTGAATGTTTTTTAAAAGAAACTAATGACAATACTTGAGTGAATAAAGTCCATGGGTTACTTCTCTGTTGCATATTTAAGCAATCTTTTTAACAATTGTTAGTTGCTTCTATACACTAGATGATGTGTCTAAATGCAACGTTTATCTTCAGGAGGACACAATGTACTCATTCTTGCTCGTGATCTTGGTCATTACATACAACTAGGGACCACGATAGATGATGCTATTGGTGAGGCATATGGTAAGATAGCAAAATGGCTTGGTCTTGACTTGAGGAGTAGTGGTGGCCCAGCTATAGAAGAGCTTGCCCGAGAAGGTGATGCAAAAATCAATCAAATTCTCGGTAATCTCAATTTTTGCCAGAAAATCACCTTAGGCTTTACGTTTGGTTCTATATAGAGTATAATATATGCCTGAGATTTCTGGAACATGAACTTGACATGGTACTCATGTTGTTTTTCTCCAGACTCCAATGAAACAACATAAAGATTGCAACTTCTCATATGCTGGTCTGAAGACTCAAGTGAGGCTGGCAATTGAATCCACAAATATGTATGTGGAACAGTTTGTGTAATTGATAGGATTCTGTTCAAGCACTGGTGATTCTTGACTGATGTTACTGGAAACCATATGTTATATCCGGTGATGTATGTCAGTTGGTGTAATTATCTTGTGATGCCCTCATATTTCTTATGTTGTGCAGTAATGCTACAATTCCTCTTTCTTCAGCAACTAGCGAAGATAGAAGATCTCGAGCTGATATTGCTGCCTCTTTTCAGGTCTCGACTGGTATCTGTCAATCGTCATGCCAGTTTGATCAAATGTTTGCATTGTTAAGGTTCCAGCTTTATCTATTCTATATTGTTTGTGACTTTGAGGTTGTTTCTTGTGCAGCGAGTTGCGGTGTTACATCTAGAAGAAAGGTGCGAACGAGCAATTGAATGGGCTTTGAAGATCGAACCTTCTATAAAACATATGGTGTGCTGTTTTCGATTCTGTATGCTCCAGTTCACCTTTACGTCATATAGTTTGGCATGAATGACTATTATAATCTTTCTGTGCAGGTTGTATCTGGTGGTGTTGCATCAAATCAATATGTTCGGGCTCGACTTGATCAGGTTGTCAAGAAAAACAACTTACAACTTGTCTGCCCTCGTCCCAAGCTTTGTACAGACAATGGTAATTCATTTTATCTCCATTTGGTTCAAACTGTGTTGTTGGTGATGGAATTCTAAATTTATTTAGAAGGGGCTGAGCAAGTTAATCGATTGTATTTGAAATATATTTGGAATGActtgattaaaataaaataaaagccCCTAGTTGGCCATCACCAATATGATGTGGAAAATATACCCCTATTGGTGAAGGGTAACTCCTAGATGTTAACCTGCTTCCCTTTATACACACATCCCTGCATTTATAGCTATAGCTATTCAGCTAGTGAGACTAAATCCTAGATTTTAAACTGACTAGGTGTAATGGTCGCATGGACTGGCATTGAGAACTTCTGTATGGGAAGATTTGATCCACCACCACCTGCAGATGAACCTGAAGATATTGAGGTTTGTTTATGAACTTTGATCCATGTGATTATTTTATTAAGTGTCCCTTCATTTGTTTATTTACTAAATCTGGATCTCTTTTCATGTTATTATTACTGGTGTCACTCACTGGGTGAAACTTCCTTCTTTCACTTTATGTGGTGTGGCGTTGTATTTTCAATTGCTTTTGTTGTGCATCAGTTTGATCTGAGGCCTAGATGGCCATTGGGGGAAGAATACGCTGAGGGAAGGAGTGAAGCTCGGTTGATGAGAACAGCCCGCATTCATCCCTCACTGACATCTCTTGTCCAAGCATCTTTGCAACAGCAACTATAGTCTGCATCTCCCAATTCTCCAGCCACTTGATGAAGTTCTGTTCTTGGTGTAAAGTTAAGTTATAGATATGGGAAAATCTTTGGCTTAGCGCGGAACTTTCTGTTGATGAAGAGAATATTGATCACCACCAGAATGGTAATGGTCAAACAACTGACTATTGGGATCAAGCAACAATTGCTGGCGCGTTTTGAGCTATAGATGTTGCGATTCATACCAGACAATCTGGTCCTCAAAACCTTGCGAGAACATAAGTTTATgtatatgcaagattttttcGAAATAAATCCTATTCATTTTTGTACATGTCATTAACAAGGTGCTTGATATTCTTTCTCGGGTTAGTGGAACGGATTAGAGGTCTGTTGTAACATTTTTAGAAGATGGTTGTCAAACGTATAGGCTTTATAATgcgaaaatgaaaataaagaaaaaatatgcTTGTTACAGTGTCCTGACCAAAATGTTCAACTTTAACTTAGTTTCCACCCGTGCTACGTACATGAGGTGCACTTGACGAtgaattttcttcttaaaATTAAGGATGTAAAGTAAATCGTCGTTCAAGCATGTAAAAATTTGCAAATTAATTGTATCTTCTTATGAAGCTGATATCGAGCTCTCTCGAGTTTTTACTCAGTGGTGTGATCATACCAATAATAATACACCGAATTctattaaaatttgaaaaaaaaaaagagtaaacAAAGAAACAAGTTGGTCACGAGCTGTAAGAGTCGAGAATAGATAGTTTTGAGgcaaatttgcaaaaagaaaaagaatagggTGTAGTTTATTGAATTAATAATAGATAAAGAATAACAAATTCAGGGGCATTTCAGGTAATTTGTGCCTTGGCCACTCTCTTATGTCAGTGCCCCCAATTTTTTCCCTCCACTTTACTTTGGTTTAGCCCTATTTTGCAGTGAAGTGAAAATAGAGAGAAAGACAGGAAATGGAAGTGGGAAGGTTACCGCTCTCAGCATCACAGAGAGGGAAGCTCATATCAGCCGGCTACACTACTCTTGCTTCTCTCTCTCgtctctctccctcccacCTCGCTCGAGGTAAATTCTTCTCACCATTTTCTTACTGGGTTTCTCTCAGTTTGATTCAATCGCCGTAATTTTTGATGTAACAGAACTGGAATTGTGAGAAGTGGAACGACTTGGGTTTTGGGTAATTAAAGGATCTATCACTAACGAATGTTTACCAgttgaaaaatatttgaagtaaaattgtgtttgtgttgattttttttttgtacaacAGTTTTTATCTTATGCTAGTAAATTGCTTACTTTTCTGTATCTTGTTATGTATTCCATGTAAAAAGATTGTATCTTTTCCGTTTgctcaataaaaatcatattgATTTTGATGGAATTTTGAGATGTGATGATTGAAGTTGTGTGGCATTGTTTATTGTTTGACAGATATAAGAGTTACTGAGACAGAAGCTTCTGAAATTCTCAGAGTTACATCACTTGGTTGTGGGTTGGAGCAGTCGGAGGAACATACGGCTACTGTCCATGGTAATGAATGGATGCTCACTAGGGGGAAATTACAGTGACAATAATACTAAGAAGATGCTACATTTTCTACTATTAACTTCACTCTTGAATGAAGACCTTACATTTGAGTTAAAGATCATCAGAAGTAACTTTGATTCTGTTTCCTGTAGGTGGACAAAGTGCTTGGGATATTCTCAATGAGGAGACGTTGTTACCACGCATTACTACCTCGTGTGCCGATCTAGACAATATTCTCGGTGGGGGAATTAATTGTAAAGAAGTTACTGAAATTGGTTAGTCTTGCTGTTCTTAATCATTTATGGGAGTATGTTGTATGATAGTGCATTACTGTTGTGtactttttctttatttttatgaGCAATTGTGGCTAGCTTTTAATTGATTGGGTTATGATTCTCTATGTACTGTCTCCCCTTGTTTATAGGTGGAGTTCCAGGCATTGGTAAAACACAGTTGGGGTATGGATTCCTTTTCCAATCTAGGTGTATACTCCGTTGGATATTGTTAATGCCTACTTTGATTTGCAGGATTCAACTTACAGTGAATGTGCAAATTCCTGTTGAATATGGTGGCCTGGGTGGAAAAGCAGTATATATTGGTTAGTGAGTTAATAATTTACTACGCTTTCATCTCTGTTCACAAATCTTTCCTGTTGCATCTGGTCCTTACATGGTACTTGCAGATACGGAAGGCAGCTTTATGGTGGAGCGGGCTCTACAAATTGCTGAAGCTTCTGTAGTAAACATGTCACGTGGTAGTGGAATTTTGAGGAAGGAATCCCAAGCTTGCCAAGTTCAAATACATCCTACTGATATCCTGGaaaacatatattattttcgCATTTGCACATATACAGAGCAAATTGCCGTGATAAATTACTTAGACCAATTCATCTCGGAGCATAAAGATGTAGGTAGATTATTTTCTGGAATGCACCTTAAGCATCTTCAACATTCCTTTATGCATGGTAGTTACCAGTTTCATACGAGCACatgtatttgttctttttgttgaTAAAATTTATCAGACTTCTGGGTACATTTTTTGAGGCCTCCACCGGTTTCTTTATTTGGCAGCTTCTGCTGGTTAATTGTTTATTTGTGAACTGGAGGGTTTTGGTTTAGTTTATCACTGAATGCACTATATGTGATATTCATCGGAAGTACTAATGTAACTTTAACAAACTTTCAGGTTAAGATTGTTATCATTGACAGTATTACTTTTCACTTTCGCCAAGATTTTGAGGACTTTGCTCTCAGGAATCGTTTACTGGGTGGAATGGCCTTAAAGTTGATGAACATTGGAAACAAGTATAATCTGGCGGTAAGCAATAGCTTCCATTTCTTGAATTGAGTGTTGAAGTAGTGATCATATATGTTTGATACCGAGACATTTTTGTGAATTAAATGCAAAAGGAACAATCATCATCAAGATGATTTTTTGTCCTATTGCTATGAATAACCCATTTCAGAATGCCAATATCAGTTACAATCCTGACCTCACGCTCTTGGCCAGATTCGGGTTTGTATAGTTTGAACAATCAGAGCACGACTTAGATTTTCGAATTAGTTTGGCTTGTATTAGTTCCTTATTTGTCAACACTGTACAGACATGCTCCCCCTTAAGCTCTTtagattgttaaaatttctGCTTAATGGTCACTTGCTGTTGTTCTATATTATCTTATCGTCCTGTTGTTTCAATATTTTGACTCTTGTTTTGTTTGGCAGGTGGTCATATTCAATCAAGTAACCACCAAGTGTACAGAGGGTTCCTTCCAATTGAGTCTAGCATTGGGTAAGTTTTGTTCTCTGTTATTCAAATGTCACTTCCTTATCCACTTGTCATCGTTAAGAATTTTGCTTCATTTTATTTCCTAGGCGATAGCTGGTCACACTCTTGCACAAATCGAATAATATTGTATTGGAATGGTGATGAACGGAATGCATACATAGACAAGTCACCTTCTCTACGATCAGCATCAGCCGCATTTTCTGTGACTAGTGAAGGGATTTCGGATTCTGCTTCAAACCACAAACGAATGAGAGTGGTGTGAGGTTCCAAATCTGATGAAGTACAAGGTTTGTTTTTACTTTCAACTTggataaatggtaattacttCATTTTCTTCCAAACACTTTCCTTCTAGGTACCCACTTTTGTGTACATATGAAATCATTGAGAATAGAACCTGTAAAGAGAATGGTAGCCAATTTTGCAAATGATTGGAGGAACAATATGTACTTTCATGGAACATTGAAATGCAGTTTGCATTGTGTATCAGATTGATTGTTCTTCCGACTATTGCTATTTACTTAGATACCTAATAGGTTGCAGTGCCTTGACTATTTGGTGCCAGATATATAATTTAGATAAATGTTTCTTATTATAAAGCCAACTATCCTTCATTAACAGAAACGTAACCACTCAGTACTGGAGTTTGGaatcaatttattttttattgacATGTTTATGTTTCAGATACAACCGATGTGACTTGATTCTATGGAATGTTGAGAGAGTAACACATGTCTGAAAGGACAAATAATATTGCTGAGTGTGTTTATAACTCTGCTAAATGTTTGGTGATGATCTGAATCTCTTTTAGTTCTAGCAGTTGGTCTTTGATATTTGAAACTTGGGTGTGtggtattatttttctgatccATTGGGATCTATACCAATACCAGACTTCTTTGCTGAATCAACTATATTGTAACTTACTACTAGTTGAATAATCTCAGTTAGTTACTAAGGTCTCCAGCAtgccttttcttttccaaGGAGTAGCTACTTCTTTGCCTGATTTCAGTTAGTTACTACTAGTTGAATGATTTCAGTTCTTCTTTGCATGCCTTTTGTtacaatatatttgaaatataTTGCCTGCACTAGGTGGGTGCTCCCATTTAGTGATGCTTCTAGGTGATCCAGTTTTACTCTTTTTGTCTCTGCatgattttaatttatatcTTGAATTATAGTAGAATACATATGCATAGTTGCAGCCAAGTGTTCAAAATTTTTGGATTATTGGTTTgtcaaaaaataatttttttttggattattCATTACATTTGGGTGATATATGCATGTGGGAGACCTTGTATACAATAATGTCAGcataaagaaaagaagacgGGGATAATTTAAAAATGAATGCACTTGTCAAACATATGGTGCTGAAGTAGCAGCAAATTTTGAAGTATGGATGGGACAAGAGCTTCAAGGTTCTGAAAGACCAGGGGTTAAATCTGTAACCTTCTTCCTAACCAACCTTTTACCATTTATTGAACAGATCTTCAACCCTAAGGTTTCTTATTCATCAGATCCTCCACCAAACTCTTTCCATCTTTCTCACTACTCAACAACCCACCAAGAAATGATGCATCCTCAGATTGTGAGACCATGGTTAGATGGCTGCTTATGAAGTTATTATATATTTCAGGGTCTCTTCATCGAAAAAAAATAACAGTATTTTAAGGGATTGTACATCGAATGTGTTACTTGTTCATTTTATCGTCCAAAAACGGCACACTCATCAATTGTGTTTTTTATCATCTTAAAATAGTACACTAAGCTGACATCATAATTGAAGTTTTTTCTCTTACCATCGTAGATTTATACTGTCTTCATATAAAACCTATTAAAACGGAAATAAATTTATCGTTAACCCTCTATCATGTCTATCTCGTGCCCACCATTATAAGTTTGTTAAGAAAATAGACATTTGACATTTACTTAAGGTGGTGGGCATAAAATAGACATAATAAGAGTGAGCGATAAACTTATTTcttattaaaatattataaaattCAGACtactttttttaaaaaattatgcCACTCAAAAGTAGCAAAAGAAGCAAACCCGCACTCCGGTGCCGGCGGACAAACCAAAGGTGGAGCAATCACCgagagatttaaaaaaaaattaatctcaCCAAAATAAACTACATTTTCTTCAGATACAaagttttggaaaaaaaaatatattaaaaaacagaaacaatTTCCAATAATATTTGGATGAAAATGGAGAGAGGGAGggtcaagaacaagaaaagaaacataagGCAGAGCATTTCCTAACCTCCTACCCTCAGTCAACGGCCAAGATTAGCTGCAACCCCAATCTAACGGTCAGCTGCCATCTCTACCTGTCCTTTAGCGTCGACGAGAAGCTCAATGCCCCTCCCTCCTCTATCCGATAAAATCAATACAAAACGCCCCCTCCATTCTTCAAACGGTCTCTCACTcactctctccctcactctctcttcttcttcttcttcttcctcctcctcagaGAGTCACAGTGGAAGAAGCTTCCCATTTCGCTAAACCCGAAGAAGATCATTATGACTTCGACTTCCTCCGTCACTCTCTCCCAGGCCCTCTTGGCCCGGGCCATCTCCCACCACGGCTCCAACCCCACCTCCGACCgcgtctctctctccctcccctcTTTCTCCGGCCTCAAATCCGCCTCCTTCTCCGTTAACTCCGCCTCCAAGCCCTCCTCGCGCATCCCGCGGCGCCGCCTCGGCCGCGCTGTCCGGGCGGCGGCGGTGGAGACGCTCGACAAGACGACGGAGACCTCGCTGGTGGAGAAGTCGGTGAACACGATCCGGTTCTTGGCGATTGATGCCGTCGAGAAGGCGAACTCCGGCCACCCGGGGCTGCCGATGGGGTGTGCTCCGATGGGTCATATCTTGTACGACGAGATCATGAGGTATAACCCCAAGAACCCTTACTGGTTTAACCGTGATCGGTTTGTGTTGTCGGCTGGACATGGTTGTATGCTTCAGTACGCTCTGCTTCACTTGGCTGGTTACGACAGTGTTAAGGTTGGTTTTGTCTTTGAGTTTTATAATCAGTTGAGTTATCTGCTTAGTTTTCGGGTCAAAGTCAATAGATTTGGTTCTGCATGTTGTGTAAAGACAAGTGAATGAACTAgttgtttggatttggattggtTATGGCAGGAGGAGGACTTGAAGAGCTTTAGGCAATGGGGAAGCAGGACCCCTGGACACCCCGAGAACTTCGAGACACCCGGAGTTGAAGTCACCACTGGTTAGATTCTCTCTGCAAATCTTTGTTGTTAGATAAGTAGTTATCACATGGTTGATTGACTATTCTTTTTTAAAAGATTTGCGTTTGTTAAGGTTTTTGTGGTTCCATGCAGGTCCTTTGGGGCAAGGTATTGCGAATGCTGTGGGTCTGGCTCTTGCTGAGAAGCACTTGGCTGCGCGTTACAACAAGCCCGACAATGAGATCGTTGACCACTACACGTAAGCTACTATCTTAGTGCACGAATGAGcttgtttgtttttccttcaattcGTTTGCTTTGACGTCGTATTTGTAGTGATTTTACTTAGAAGCGTTGGTGTTGTGTCTCTACAGATATTGTATATTGGGTGATGGCTGTAACATGGAGGGTATCTCTAATGAAGCTGCTTCCCTTGCTGGGCATTGGGGACTTGGAAAGCTGATATGCTTCTATGATGACAACCACATTTCCATTGATGGAGACACTGAGATTGCGTTCACTGAGAATGTTGATCTCCGTTTTGAGGCTCTAGGATGGCACGTTCTCTGGGTGAAGAATGGAAACACCGGGTATGATGAGATTAGAGCTGCCATTAAGGAAGCCAAGGCTGTGACAGACAAGCCCACTATGATTAAGGTGACACATACGCTGCATTCTCTTAAGATTTTGAAAATAGTATACTCTGATGTGCTTTTTAGGTGTTCAATCAATTGCCATTGACTTCTAGTATGAGGATAAGCTatgttttttaaaataatctaAAAGGCCCAATTTAAAGGTCAACGAGAACTTGATTAACACAGAAAGGCATCCCTGCATTGTCTGGTGAAAGCATTTCTCAAACATATCTGTTATGGGGTTCTTTTTTATTGGACATCAACCAATGTGATGTTGAATATTTGCATTTTCACCAGGTGACAACAACCATTGGTTTTGGATCTCCAAACAAGGCAAACTCATATGCTGTTCATGGTGCTGCACTTGGTGCCAAGGAAGTTGATGCTACCAGACAGAACCTTGGATGGCCATATGAGCCTTTCCATGTGCCAGAGGATGTTAAAAGGTAAGTCTATCATATTACAGAAAACAAGATAAATTATTGATCAATCAGTTGATCACTCTGATAAAATTAATAACTAAACATCTTGATTGGTCCTGTTTTAGTCACTGGAGTCGCCATACCCCAGAAGGTTCAGCTCTTGAAGCTGAATGGAATGCAAAGTTTGCTGAATATGAGAAGAAGTATGCAGAGGAAGCTGCAGAGCTGAAATCCATCATCACTGGTGAGCTACCAGCTGGTTGGGAAAAGGCACTCCCGGTGAGTGTAGTTCTGTCTTTAATTGGTTTTTCTTCTTACATTTAAGAATCTCTTTGGTTATTTCAACATGATCTTGATTGAGCAGACAAATTTGGGTTAAGCTTCATTCAGGCTCAAAAGTGGTCAAGTTTTTAGTAGCTATACAACTTTTACTGAGTCCCTGACCTCTTTATCACTTCTAGAGAAACCATGGTGTAGAATTATGTATGATGGTATAATTGGAAAGgaaaatttctcataaggtcCCTTTAATTCACTTTTGCAGACTTACACTCCAGAAGTCCCAGCTGATGCTACGAGGAATCTATCTCAGGCAAACCTTAACGCGCTTGCACCAGTTCTTCCTGGTCTAGTTGGCGGTAGTGCTGACCTTGCTTCTTCCAACATGACTCTGATGAAAATGTTTGGAGATTTCCAGAAGAATACCCCAGAAGAACGCAATATCAGGTTTGGTGTTAGGGAGCATGGGATGGGAGCCATTTGCAACGGAATTGCTCTTCACAGCCCTGGCTTCATTCCGTACTGTGCcactttctttgttttcactGACTACATGAGAAATGCCATAAGGATCTCTGCGTTGGCAGAATCTCGAGTTATCTATGTTATGACCCATGATTCAATTGGACTCGGAGAAGATGGACCGACCCATCAACCGATTGAGCACTTGGCAAGTTTCCGGGCAATGCCCAACATTTTGATGCTCCGCCCAGCTGATGGGAATGAGACTGCTGGGTCATACAAAGTTGCAGTTGAGAACAAGAAAAGACCATCTATCCTTGCCCTCTCTAGGCAAAAGCTGCCAAACCTTGCTGGAACTTCCATTGAGGGAGTCTCGAAGGGTGGCTACACTGTGTCGGACAACTCTTCAGGTAACAAGCCCGATGTTATTTTGGTTGCCACTGGCTCTGAGTTGGAAATTGCCTACAAAGCTGGTGAGGAACTTAGAAAGGAAGGAAAAGCTGTCAGAGTTGTCTCCTTCGTTTCTTGGGAACTCTTTGAAGAACAATCAGATGACTACAAGGAAAGTGTTTTGCCCGCAGCAGTAACAGCCAGGGTTAGCATTGAGGCTGGATCCACATTTGGGTGGCATAAGATTGTCGGAAGCAAAGGAAAGGCTATTGGAATTGACCGTTTTGGAGCAAGTGCACCGGCCCCAATCATATACAAGGAGTATGGCATTACTGTCGAGGCCGTTATTGCAGCAGCAAAAGAAGTTTGCTAGGTAACTTGTATTTAGccatttggtttttcttgggGATCAGAGAAGATGTCATATGCAAGTGATTTGGTTCATAGTATGGCCTATGGTCTCATTCGCCTTaataaaatatcaattttCGATTGTTGCTTATAATTCTTCTGTGTAGCAACATAGATCAAAATAGGGAGAGCAGAGCTTGAGAACGCTCATTGTATTTTATAACTCTTGGACCTGGCTTGAGTTTTGTAATGTTCTGTGGTTAATTAAAGAGTTTCACTTTCCTCCATTTAACATTTGGAAAGCTGGTACTGTTATTGTTCAAGTATGCAAAATTCAATCCCTTTTTCTTTGCAATCTCAGAAGGTTGGCCAAATCTGGTAGATCTTTGCTGTATTTGATATTGGTCATTAACTATGAGTGATACCCTACTTCCCAATATTTCTGAGCTTTTTGTTTACCTTCTACCTTCCAGGAAAAGTTGGCTGCTTAACTTGAAGGGTGGTTCTCACTTATTAGCACAAAACAATGATATGGATGACTGAGAAATACTTTGATGGGTGGTTGGAAAGAGAAGCTTTGTTCCCCATCATAAAGTGGTTTTGTGTGTTTTCTAATCTAGGATTGGATTGGATATTGGTTTCAAGCCATTCAAAGATAATAGAGCAATCCATGCTATGATGAGTATATATATTGGTTTCATACCTTGTTTGGCAGTTGCCTATAAATTTTGCATCCCTTATTGTCCACATAAGGTAGATGATGAGAAAAAAATGTTTTGACATTGAAGTTTGTGGTTGTTGAACCTCACCTCAGACCTATCCATACAGTTATTGTCTTCTACCATTCTACCACCAAAAGTTCATTGCATCCAAGAATGGGTGCTTCAACAGAATTTAGTTCCTCTGGTGCTTCCTTCACTCTAATAATACCTTTCACTTGAATTGACAGTTTAGTTTGGTGCTGGCATTGGGACCCTGAATTATGATACAAGTTGTTCATAGAACTATAGCATATTCTGTTGTGTCCAAT
This genomic interval carries:
- the LOC126802426 gene encoding LOW QUALITY PROTEIN: probable tRNA N6-adenosine threonylcarbamoyltransferase, mitochondrial (The sequence of the model RefSeq protein was modified relative to this genomic sequence to represent the inferred CDS: deleted 1 base in 1 codon; substituted 1 base at 1 genomic stop codon), which codes for MALSSTFWRLNLLSKPSVSHIQTSLITLKPFFNPKPRPISSLPMSSQLKNPTFXKSRSPYPQHALVVLGIETSCDDTAAAVVKSNGEILSQVISSQADLLAQFGGVAPKMAEEAHLQVIDRVVQKEALDRANLTERDLSAVAVTIGPGLSLCLGVGVRKARTIAGTFTLPIIGVHHMEAHALVARLTEQELQFPFMALLISGGHNVLILARDLGHYIQLGTTIDDAIGEAYGKIAKWLGLDLRSSGGPAIEELAREGDAKSIKFSTPMKQHKDCNFSYAGLKTQVRLAIESTNINATIPLSSATSEDRRSRADIAASFQRVAVLHLEERCERAIEWALKIEPSIKHMVVSGGVASNQYVRARLDQVVKKNNLQLVCPRPKLCTDNGVMVAWTGIENFCMGRFDPPPPADEPEDIEFDLRPRWPLGEEYAEGRSEARLMRTARIHPSLTSLVQASLQQQL
- the LOC126802807 gene encoding DNA repair protein RAD51 homolog 3; the protein is MEVGRLPLSASQRGKLISAGYTTLASLSRLSPSHLARDIRVTETEASEILRVTSLGCGLEQSEEHTATVHGGQSAWDILNEETLLPRITTSCADLDNILGGGINCKEVTEIGGVPGIGKTQLGIQLTVNVQIPVEYGGLGGKAVYIDTEGSFMVERALQIAEASVVNMSRGSGILRKESQACQVQIHPTDILENIYYFRICTYTEQIAVINYLDQFISEHKDVKIVIIDSITFHFRQDFEDFALRNRLLGGMALKLMNIGNKYNLAVVIFNQVTTKCTEGSFQLSLALGDSWSHSCTNRIILYWNGDERNAYIDKSPSLRSASAAFSVTSEGISDSASNHKRMRVV
- the LOC126804105 gene encoding transketolase, chloroplastic, which produces MTSTSSVTLSQALLARAISHHGSNPTSDRVSLSLPSFSGLKSASFSVNSASKPSSRIPRRRLGRAVRAAAVETLDKTTETSLVEKSVNTIRFLAIDAVEKANSGHPGLPMGCAPMGHILYDEIMRYNPKNPYWFNRDRFVLSAGHGCMLQYALLHLAGYDSVKEEDLKSFRQWGSRTPGHPENFETPGVEVTTGPLGQGIANAVGLALAEKHLAARYNKPDNEIVDHYTYCILGDGCNMEGISNEAASLAGHWGLGKLICFYDDNHISIDGDTEIAFTENVDLRFEALGWHVLWVKNGNTGYDEIRAAIKEAKAVTDKPTMIKVTTTIGFGSPNKANSYAVHGAALGAKEVDATRQNLGWPYEPFHVPEDVKSHWSRHTPEGSALEAEWNAKFAEYEKKYAEEAAELKSIITGELPAGWEKALPTYTPEVPADATRNLSQANLNALAPVLPGLVGGSADLASSNMTLMKMFGDFQKNTPEERNIRFGVREHGMGAICNGIALHSPGFIPYCATFFVFTDYMRNAIRISALAESRVIYVMTHDSIGLGEDGPTHQPIEHLASFRAMPNILMLRPADGNETAGSYKVAVENKKRPSILALSRQKLPNLAGTSIEGVSKGGYTVSDNSSGNKPDVILVATGSELEIAYKAGEELRKEGKAVRVVSFVSWELFEEQSDDYKESVLPAAVTARVSIEAGSTFGWHKIVGSKGKAIGIDRFGASAPAPIIYKEYGITVEAVIAAAKEVC